A window from bacterium encodes these proteins:
- a CDS encoding DMT family transporter: MSYLGQLAALTAAFFWSGTAIMFSAAGKRIGAFATNLLRILLGAVFLCAALWLTTGQFFPVHATTYQIKWLAISGVIGLAIGDAALFVCMVGLGPRIATLLLSLAPAITTLVAWFFLGEKLSRLSVFGILLTLGGIWWVVLEEHSDPVQGSKTVGLIMGLIAAIGQGLGIIFAKKALNTEIDALSATVLRMVPAMAALWLVALLRGQVLQVLRTVRDRGAALATLGGSIFGPFLGVWLANVAVKHTEAGIAATLLATVPLLIIPLTMVIYRTQPTLRTLIGTLIAVSGVACLFLR; encoded by the coding sequence TTGTCCTATCTGGGTCAGCTGGCCGCGCTTACCGCGGCTTTTTTTTGGAGCGGCACCGCCATTATGTTCAGCGCGGCGGGAAAACGCATCGGCGCCTTTGCGACCAATCTGCTGCGCATTTTATTGGGGGCGGTGTTTTTATGCGCCGCGCTCTGGCTGACCACGGGTCAGTTCTTTCCCGTTCACGCCACCACCTATCAGATAAAATGGCTGGCGATCAGCGGCGTCATCGGCCTGGCTATCGGCGACGCGGCGCTGTTCGTCTGTATGGTGGGATTAGGGCCGCGCATCGCCACTCTGTTGCTCTCTCTGGCGCCGGCCATCACCACGCTGGTGGCCTGGTTTTTTCTTGGCGAAAAACTGAGCAGGCTATCGGTTTTTGGAATTCTGTTGACGCTGGGAGGCATCTGGTGGGTGGTGCTGGAAGAACATAGCGATCCGGTTCAGGGCTCCAAAACCGTTGGCCTGATCATGGGGCTGATCGCCGCCATCGGCCAGGGGCTGGGAATCATTTTTGCCAAAAAGGCGCTGAACACCGAGATCGATGCCCTTTCAGCCACGGTGCTGCGAATGGTTCCAGCCATGGCGGCCTTGTGGTTGGTGGCCCTGCTGCGCGGTCAGGTCCTGCAGGTGCTGCGAACCGTCCGCGACCGCGGCGCAGCTCTCGCCACCCTGGGAGGATCGATCTTTGGTCCGTTCCTTGGTGTCTGGCTGGCCAATGTCGCGGTCAAGCACACCGAAGCCGGCATCGCCGCCACTTTGCTGGCTACAGTTCCCCTCCTGATCATCCCATTGACCATGGTGATCTACCGGACTCAACCCACACTGAGAACCCTGATCGGCACACTGATCGCCGTCAGCGGCGTGGCCTGCCTGTTTCTCAGGTGA